One Ricinus communis isolate WT05 ecotype wild-type chromosome 7, ASM1957865v1, whole genome shotgun sequence genomic region harbors:
- the LOC8276481 gene encoding protein trichome birefringence-like 2: MDSNKKLALPDQVLSPKRKVLSGFVLWVGASLIILSVLLLSNSLKGRVVITPLFQGFNSVNSVNSSSLVSWPFSFPSSYLPSSVANNDTLEVILEKTHLGNSTDDIENGSISVDKATVQEKTENSKGGNFLDSSGGHGNGSVIENTNLGNFSDMLKNGSLHGEDEIFIGNFSVSIDGYLDANRSIEGKSLENFNDVNNTVLDDKDKDNLIYNEELGRFRGGEEENRNASSETCDIFDGQWVRDDSKPYYPAGSCPHIDRDFECHLNGRPDDGFVKWKWQPNRCSIPSLNATDFLERLRGQTLVFVGDSLNRNMWESLVCILRHSIRDKKRVYEISGRTEFKKKGFYAFRFEDYNCSVDFVGSPFLVRESSFSSKNGKLETLRLDLMDLTTKMYQDADIIVFNTGHWWTHEKTSRGEDYYQEGDYVHPRLKVMEAYKRALLTWARWVDKNIDGNRTQIFFRGYSVTHFRGGQWNSGGQCHKETEPISNATHIRKYPSKMRVFEHVLKEMKSPVIYLNISRLTDYRKDGHPSIFRMQYKTAEERNAAERSQDCSHWCLPGVPDTWNELLYASLLKAGRGSWKI; this comes from the exons ATGGATTCTAATAAGAAACTTGCATTGCCAGACCAGGTTTTATCACCAAAACGAAAGGTGCTTTCTGGGTTTGTTTTATGGGTCGGTGCTTCTCTTATTATACTATCCGTGCTTTTGCTTAGTAATTCTTTAAAGGGTCGTGTAGTCATAACACCCTTATTTCAAGGGTTCAATAGTGTTAATAGTgttaattcttcttctttagttTCTTGGCCTTTTTCATTTCCAAGTTCTTATTTACCATCTTCTGTTGCTAATAATGATACATTAGAAGTGATATTAGAGAAAACCCATTTGGGGAATTCAACTGATGATATTGAAAATGGAAGCATTTCTGTTGATAAAGCAACAGTTCAAGAGAAAACCGAGAACTCAAAAGGTGGAAACTTTTTAGATTCTAGTGGTGGGCATGGAAACGGAAGTGTTATTGAGAATACCAATTTGGGTAATTTTTCTGATATGTTAAAAAATGGAAGCTTGCATGGCgaagatgaaatttttattgggaattttagTGTCAGTATcgatggatatttggatgcaAACAGAAGCATTGAGGGGAAATCTCTAGAGAATTTTAATGACGTGAATAATACAGTGCTAGATGATAAGGACAAGGacaatttgatatataatgaAGAGCTTGGTAGATTTCGGggtggagaagaagaaaaccgAAATGCAAGTTCTGAGACATGTGATATATTTGATGGCCAGTGGGTGAGAGATGATTCAAAACCGTATTATCCTGCAGGTTCATGTCCTCATATTGATAGGGATTTTGAGTGCCACCTCAATGGAAGGCCTGATGATGGATTTGTTAAATGGAAATGGCAGCCAAATAGATGCAGCATCCCAAG TTTGAATGCAACTGATTTTTTGGAGAGGTTAAGAGGACAAACTCTGGTTTTTGTTGGGGATTCATTGAATCGGAACATGTGGGAGTCTCTCGTATGCATCCTTCGCCACAGTATTAGAGATAAAAAAAGAGTCTATGAGATCTCCGGAAGGACGGAATTTAAAAAGAAGGGTTTCTATGCATTTAGATTTGAG GATTATAACTGTAGTGTTGATTTTGTTGGCTCTCCATTTCTTGTTAGAGAATCATCCTTCAGTAGTAAAAATGGAAAACTTGAGACCTTAAGGTTGGATTTGATGGACCTAACAACTAAGATGTACCAAGATGCTGATATCATAGTTTTTAATACAGGTCACTGGTGGACTCATGAGAAAACTTCCAGAGG aGAAGACTATTATCAAGAAGGCGACTATGTACACCCAAGACTAAAGGTCATGGAAGCATACAAGAGAGCACTTCTTACTTGGGCCAGATGGGTTGACAAGAACATAGATGGGAATCGAACACAGATTTTCTTTAGAGGATATTCAGTTACCCATTTCAG AGGAGGCCAATGGAACTCGGGAGGGCAGTGTCATAAAGAAACAGAGCCAATATCCAACGCAACACACATAAGGAAGTACCCTTCTAAAATGAGAGTTTTCGAGCATGTACTTAAGGAAATGAAAAGTCCAGTTATATATCTAAACATAAGTAGGCTGACAGATTACAGAAAAGATGGCCACCCTTCTATTTTCAGAATGCAATACAAGACAGCAGAAGAACGAAATGCTGCTGAGCGATCTCAAGATTGCAGTCATTGGTGCTTACCTGGAGTGCCAGATACTtggaatgaattattatatgcTTCCCTCTTGAAGGCTGGGAGGGGATCTTGGAAAATATAA